One stretch of Halobacillus litoralis DNA includes these proteins:
- a CDS encoding spore coat protein CotJB, which produces MKQTANPAKDRYALMEKIQMVDFALVELTLYLDTHPQDTQAIQQFNQLAVESRDLKSAYEQRFGPLRQYGGSFSGYPWNWGDSPWPWQL; this is translated from the coding sequence ATGAAGCAAACGGCCAACCCTGCAAAAGACCGGTATGCTTTAATGGAAAAGATTCAGATGGTGGATTTCGCTTTGGTGGAACTTACCCTTTACCTGGATACCCATCCACAGGACACTCAGGCAATCCAGCAGTTCAATCAGCTTGCCGTTGAAAGCAGGGATCTAAAATCCGCCTATGAGCAGCGCTTTGGGCCATTAAGGCAGTACGGGGGCAGTTTTTCAGGGTATCCATGGAATTGGGGCGACAGCCCGTGGCCATGGCAATTATAA
- a CDS encoding CBS domain-containing protein, whose product MFVKGIMKPAHKSFTAESSTSLSEILKVLDEKDIEAMPVLKSGQFTGMVSKEIIFRALF is encoded by the coding sequence ATGTTTGTTAAAGGTATTATGAAACCCGCCCACAAATCCTTCACGGCGGAATCATCCACTTCACTTTCAGAAATCTTGAAAGTGCTTGATGAGAAAGATATTGAGGCCATGCCTGTTTTGAAATCGGGTCAATTCACAGGAATGGTTTCTAAAGAGATCATCTTTCGGGCCCTATTTTAA
- a CDS encoding helix-turn-helix domain-containing protein, which translates to MFGHLVLTCVDRFRGERTVSGIYHLLTGKRSSQTLQDAKGYELDMLFGVYPSLKRETLGTQVQKLVHDGCIQINEQSFPSITPEGIRQLSSFPVYELEYFEGMVWHDVIPTFMKRVYLLLQTVANTNAGIHQYVPIVDDFATQKWVRTVYLQFQDKLPKMVESMYEEIHHLLKKHPSQQADLFAHRLTGGGVIGMTIDQLKREFTLNVEDVELMLQHTHYYLFLESKTKKDDYPVLHLCTKGLDATNLITRSARKTYQYMKQGLSLQEIMNVRRLKKSTIQDHIVESALIIPDFSITSFLSEEDVREINKMGSQMNTKKLKQIYEALEGKYDYFELRLALAKGQHAIKEGMTQDEV; encoded by the coding sequence ATGTTTGGTCATTTGGTTTTAACATGTGTGGATCGATTCAGAGGGGAGCGTACAGTCTCGGGCATCTATCACTTACTGACAGGCAAGCGGTCATCGCAAACATTACAGGATGCCAAAGGATACGAGCTTGATATGCTTTTCGGTGTTTATCCATCACTAAAGCGCGAGACATTGGGAACACAGGTTCAAAAGCTGGTTCATGACGGGTGTATTCAAATCAATGAACAATCTTTCCCTTCTATAACTCCTGAAGGAATTCGGCAATTGTCTTCCTTTCCTGTTTATGAACTAGAATACTTTGAAGGTATGGTCTGGCATGATGTCATTCCTACTTTTATGAAGAGAGTCTATCTTCTGTTACAGACGGTGGCGAACACCAATGCTGGCATTCACCAATATGTACCCATCGTGGATGATTTCGCCACACAGAAATGGGTGCGTACGGTTTATCTTCAATTCCAGGATAAATTGCCGAAGATGGTAGAATCGATGTATGAAGAGATTCACCACCTACTAAAAAAACACCCCTCACAACAAGCTGATTTGTTCGCCCATCGCTTAACAGGGGGTGGAGTGATCGGCATGACGATCGATCAGCTCAAAAGGGAGTTCACGTTGAATGTAGAAGATGTCGAGCTCATGCTGCAACATACTCACTATTATTTGTTTCTTGAATCCAAAACGAAAAAGGATGACTACCCTGTCCTGCACCTTTGTACGAAAGGGCTCGATGCGACAAACTTGATTACAAGGTCTGCTAGAAAAACGTATCAATATATGAAGCAAGGCTTGAGCTTGCAGGAAATTATGAATGTAAGGAGATTGAAAAAAAGCACCATCCAAGACCACATCGTAGAATCCGCTTTAATCATCCCGGATTTTTCAATCACGTCTTTTTTGAGTGAGGAAGACGTACGAGAGATCAATAAAATGGGAAGTCAAATGAATACAAAAAAGCTAAAGCAAATCTATGAAGCGCTGGAAGGAAAATATGATTATTTTGAATTGCGCCTCGCATTAGCGAAAGGACAGCACGCAATAAAGGAAGGTATGACACAGGATGAGGTATGA
- a CDS encoding helix-turn-helix transcriptional regulator: MDKQEVRKKVSEKIKLIRVEHGYTQDKMADILGLSKKTLVQIEKQRTLAGWTTVVAICALFQESDVLKGVLGDAPVEIVETIAHEQVEPQGKKTLGGKVWWQTIAEGENYILQQNLISHHYRIIDSEDYRLFSTINRTEAEIRFEELVK, from the coding sequence ATGGATAAACAGGAAGTGCGCAAAAAGGTATCTGAAAAAATAAAGTTAATTCGTGTCGAGCATGGATATACGCAGGACAAGATGGCAGATATTCTCGGATTATCTAAAAAGACTCTTGTCCAAATTGAAAAACAAAGAACTTTGGCTGGCTGGACAACTGTTGTCGCCATATGTGCTCTTTTTCAAGAAAGCGATGTTTTGAAAGGCGTGTTAGGTGATGCTCCTGTAGAAATCGTAGAAACCATTGCCCATGAGCAAGTAGAGCCTCAAGGGAAGAAGACGCTTGGCGGGAAGGTATGGTGGCAGACGATTGCAGAAGGGGAAAACTACATCCTTCAGCAAAACCTGATTAGTCACCATTATAGAATCATTGATTCCGAAGATTATCGTCTGTTTTCTACCATTAATCGGACCGAGGCGGAAATCCGTTTTGAAGAACTAGTCAAATAA
- a CDS encoding ferredoxin yields MAKYTIVDKETCIACGACGAAAPDLYDYDDEGIAYVVLDDNEGTEEVPELYEEDMEDALEGCPTDSIKISTAPFHGDPLKYEE; encoded by the coding sequence ATGGCCAAATATACCATCGTAGATAAAGAGACCTGCATTGCTTGCGGGGCCTGCGGTGCTGCTGCCCCTGATTTATATGATTACGATGATGAAGGTATCGCTTATGTCGTCCTTGATGATAACGAGGGTACAGAGGAAGTTCCGGAACTGTACGAAGAAGACATGGAAGATGCGTTGGAAGGGTGTCCTACAGATTCTATAAAAATTTCTACTGCTCCATTTCACGGAGACCCTTTGAAATACGAAGAGTAA
- a CDS encoding CPBP family intramembrane glutamic endopeptidase: MKRKSQSELIMEMDDREITLQLVLTQLSILILALIGSVFLFDAFWADWSSQFDFHVNELLVYGFLPGLMVLLIDLFLVYRLPQRMYDDGGINVKVFKNRSSLSIIGITLLVAVSEEMLFRGVLHAEFGYVIASVLFAVMHIRYLTKIVLLVSVLFVSFFIGYMYEVTGNLLVTILAHFLIDVVLAFWIRFGKWGEVDE; the protein is encoded by the coding sequence ATGAAACGAAAGAGTCAATCAGAACTGATTATGGAAATGGACGACCGGGAAATCACATTACAATTGGTTCTAACTCAGTTGAGTATACTGATTCTTGCACTCATAGGAAGTGTATTCCTTTTTGACGCGTTTTGGGCCGATTGGAGCAGTCAATTTGATTTTCACGTGAACGAACTGTTGGTTTATGGGTTCCTCCCAGGACTTATGGTGCTTCTCATCGACCTTTTTCTCGTGTATCGTTTACCTCAAAGGATGTACGATGATGGCGGGATTAATGTCAAAGTGTTCAAAAATCGTTCCAGCTTAAGTATTATAGGGATTACTTTGTTGGTTGCGGTAAGTGAAGAAATGTTATTCCGCGGGGTCCTGCATGCTGAGTTTGGATATGTTATTGCAAGTGTCCTCTTTGCCGTTATGCATATCCGTTATTTAACAAAAATCGTGTTATTGGTTTCGGTTTTATTTGTCAGTTTTTTTATCGGTTATATGTATGAGGTGACCGGTAATTTACTTGTGACCATCCTGGCACATTTCCTTATTGATGTTGTATTAGCTTTTTGGATACGTTTCGGAAAATGGGGGGAAGTCGATGAGTGA
- a CDS encoding helicase-related protein — MDKQNISFAVEECTSPEEKTERIVQLLKKNLAPTMIYFSSRQWAEKVSFELRDRLKQRVAFYHGGMEQTDRMLVQQQFMNNQLDVICCTSAFGMGVDKKRHTDRPTLPFAPSIRILHSRGREGRTGRRSGC, encoded by the coding sequence ATGGATAAACAAAACATTAGTTTTGCTGTTGAAGAATGCACGAGTCCTGAAGAAAAAACGGAACGGATTGTTCAATTGCTCAAAAAGAACCTGGCACCAACGATGATCTATTTTTCAAGCCGGCAGTGGGCGGAAAAGGTTAGTTTTGAACTAAGGGACCGTTTAAAGCAGAGAGTCGCTTTTTACCATGGTGGTATGGAGCAAACAGATCGAATGCTGGTGCAACAGCAATTCATGAATAATCAATTGGATGTCATTTGTTGCACGAGTGCTTTTGGAATGGGTGTAGACAAAAAAAGACATACGGATCGTCCTACACTTCCATTTGCCCCCTCAATTAGAATCCTTCATTCAAGAGGTCGGGAGGGCAGGACGGGACGGAGGAGCGGCTGTTAG
- a CDS encoding spore coat associated protein CotJA gives MYTPIKCYQPYRGLFDPCPPRGTICYQTPPNLYLGFQPPNLQQFPIQEALYKGTLWPALYDPYPTPSEKGAKR, from the coding sequence ATGTACACACCAATCAAATGCTACCAGCCATACCGTGGCCTTTTCGATCCTTGTCCGCCTAGAGGGACGATTTGTTACCAAACACCTCCCAACCTTTATCTGGGATTCCAGCCTCCAAATTTGCAACAATTCCCTATTCAAGAAGCTTTGTATAAAGGAACTCTTTGGCCGGCATTGTACGATCCATACCCTACACCTTCAGAGAAAGGGGCAAAACGATGA
- a CDS encoding manganese catalase family protein, with amino-acid sequence MWYYEKKLQYPVKVTECNPRLAKYLIEQYGGADGELSAALRYLNQRYSIPDKVIGLLTDIGTEEFAHLEMIATMIYKLTKDATPEQMKAAGLGAHYASHDHALYYNNAGGNPWTATYIQAKGDPIADLYEDIAAEEKARATYQWIINMSDDPCLNDSLKFLREREVIHSQRFREAVEILKFERDRKQFF; translated from the coding sequence ATGTGGTATTACGAAAAGAAGTTACAATATCCGGTGAAAGTAACAGAATGCAATCCGAGACTTGCCAAATATTTGATTGAACAGTATGGAGGAGCGGACGGCGAATTATCCGCAGCCCTTCGTTACTTGAATCAGCGGTACAGTATACCGGATAAAGTGATCGGACTTTTAACAGATATCGGGACAGAGGAATTCGCCCATTTAGAAATGATTGCCACGATGATCTATAAACTTACCAAGGATGCTACACCGGAGCAGATGAAAGCAGCTGGACTTGGTGCGCATTATGCAAGCCATGATCATGCTTTGTATTACAATAATGCAGGCGGAAACCCATGGACAGCCACTTACATCCAGGCGAAGGGAGATCCGATTGCTGACCTCTATGAGGATATTGCCGCCGAGGAGAAAGCCAGGGCGACCTATCAGTGGATCATTAACATGTCCGATGACCCTTGCTTGAATGACAGTTTAAAATTTTTGCGTGAAAGAGAAGTGATTCACTCCCAAAGGTTCAGAGAAGCGGTTGAAATACTTAAGTTCGAAAGGGATCGAAAGCAATTTTTCTAA
- a CDS encoding RecQ family zinc-binding domain-containing protein, with protein sequence MIERFELSESQWNFIKFQLEEEGALHGGRLIGVTPELIQEIHRFLEERWQYKHNKLNEMLRWIHVSDCRREALYKPFQDMIRTPTVPCCDECDFNIDELSFQEERQTYDTFSWEDRLKLIFKQGVGL encoded by the coding sequence ATGATCGAACGTTTTGAATTATCCGAATCACAATGGAACTTTATCAAGTTTCAATTAGAAGAAGAGGGCGCGTTGCATGGCGGGAGATTAATAGGCGTGACCCCTGAACTCATTCAAGAAATTCATCGCTTCTTAGAGGAGAGATGGCAGTATAAACACAACAAACTGAATGAAATGTTGAGGTGGATTCATGTATCCGATTGTCGCAGAGAAGCGTTGTATAAACCGTTTCAGGACATGATCCGAACGCCTACCGTCCCATGCTGCGACGAATGTGATTTCAACATAGATGAGCTATCTTTCCAAGAGGAGAGACAAACATATGATACATTCAGCTGGGAAGATCGCTTAAAGCTTATTTTTAAACAAGGAGTCGGTTTATGA
- a CDS encoding DEAD/DEAH box helicase, with protein sequence MITDVLEGNDVLGILPTGTGKSLCYQLPARILGGTTLVVSPLISLMVDQVKQLKASGFKAVTAMNSFMDQPERSAVLKNLHKYSLVYISPEMLQNDWLQQRLNRIDVNLFVIDEAHCISQWGHEFRTDYLKLHQTIEDLGHPTVMALSATATPDVQQDIREKLRLPHMKKKNLSDG encoded by the coding sequence GTGATTACAGATGTTCTCGAGGGCAACGATGTATTAGGAATCTTACCTACCGGAACAGGGAAATCGCTATGCTATCAACTTCCTGCCAGGATCCTTGGTGGTACAACACTTGTCGTCTCCCCACTCATATCATTAATGGTGGATCAGGTGAAGCAATTGAAAGCATCTGGTTTTAAGGCAGTTACGGCTATGAACAGTTTCATGGATCAGCCTGAAAGAAGTGCTGTATTAAAAAACCTTCATAAATACTCTCTTGTTTATATATCACCTGAAATGTTGCAGAACGATTGGTTGCAGCAGCGATTGAATCGTATCGATGTCAATCTCTTTGTTATTGACGAAGCCCACTGCATTTCTCAGTGGGGACACGAGTTTAGAACAGATTATCTCAAGCTTCACCAGACCATCGAAGACCTTGGCCACCCAACCGTAATGGCTTTAAGTGCAACAGCTACCCCTGATGTGCAGCAGGACATCAGGGAAAAGTTGAGACTTCCTCACATGAAAAAAAAGAATCTATCCGATGGATAA
- a CDS encoding CBS domain-containing protein — translation MDRKTFLNETTAGDVAMHKDYYIHDEEVFEHTLPMFKGFSVLAVVNQSEKFLGLVTRFDVIEQFESAFGVNKKGVRIAFTSEESSGRIERLGDIIKSYHENVISLATFDETDKLARRIVLKIEENDNIEAFTKKLEKTGFRILSVKNV, via the coding sequence ATGGATCGAAAAACGTTTCTTAATGAGACCACTGCTGGTGATGTTGCCATGCATAAAGATTATTATATTCACGATGAAGAGGTTTTCGAACATACGCTGCCTATGTTCAAAGGTTTTTCTGTACTGGCTGTTGTCAACCAATCTGAGAAGTTTCTCGGTCTCGTCACAAGGTTTGACGTCATAGAACAGTTCGAAAGTGCATTTGGGGTCAACAAAAAAGGAGTAAGGATTGCCTTTACGTCTGAAGAGTCATCAGGAAGGATCGAAAGGCTCGGGGATATTATCAAGAGTTATCATGAAAACGTGATTTCACTTGCCACTTTCGATGAAACCGATAAGCTTGCCAGAAGAATTGTTTTGAAGATTGAAGAAAACGATAATATTGAAGCATTCACTAAGAAACTCGAAAAGACGGGTTTTAGAATTCTGAGCGTAAAGAACGTGTGA
- the sigX gene encoding RNA polymerase sigma factor SigX, with product MRTFFDELYENYHHDLFQFLIYMVKDRSLAEDLVQDVYVRVMKSYDSFNGKSSEKTWLFSIARHVAIDYFRKQKRKRNRFMEFFDWSEKGEQIKDQNKMPEEIAVQNDEIQQVYQALDKCTVDQRSVLIFRFIQGMSIKETAEILSWSESKVKTTQHRAMKALKEILEDMEEGRGDREEA from the coding sequence TGATGAACTATACGAAAATTATCACCATGACCTGTTTCAGTTTCTTATCTATATGGTCAAGGACAGAAGTCTTGCTGAGGACTTGGTTCAGGATGTATATGTGAGGGTCATGAAATCATATGATTCATTCAATGGAAAAAGCTCAGAGAAAACATGGTTGTTTTCCATAGCCAGGCACGTAGCCATTGATTATTTCCGCAAACAAAAAAGAAAGAGAAACCGATTCATGGAGTTCTTTGATTGGAGTGAGAAAGGGGAGCAAATCAAAGACCAGAACAAAATGCCTGAAGAGATTGCCGTGCAGAATGATGAAATTCAACAAGTCTATCAAGCTCTTGATAAATGTACGGTTGATCAGCGAAGTGTGTTGATTTTCCGTTTCATTCAAGGGATGTCTATAAAAGAAACAGCAGAAATCTTAAGCTGGAGTGAGAGTAAAGTGAAGACGACTCAACATCGAGCCATGAAAGCTCTTAAGGAAATACTTGAAGACATGGAAGAAGGGAGGGGAGACCGTGAAGAAGCGTAA